In Phormidium ambiguum IAM M-71, the DNA window AAAACTAGTTATTTTGTACTACCTCTGGAATTTCAAAATGGGAATTAATACTCTATTTATTTCAAAATGAGAATTGCTGATTTGGGACACACACCACCACCACACACCCCAAAAAAAGTGACTCAAAGGGTCAACTGGCACACTTATTTAAATACTGTCACACCTATTTAAATAGCTAACGACAGAATGAGGGTTTCAGGCTTTCGATTGCTGTCTCTTAGGGGATATATTTTTTTATTTAAATGGCTATTTAAATGGCTATTTAAATAAAATTAGAAATGCCCTAATAAGGACTAAACCAACCTAACCCAGTGAGTAACTTTACCTATACTTCCACCGAACTGGACAGTTAACCCTAAGCAATAAAAATAGGTGGTAATTATAAGTTTCTCTCACATTTAACCAGTACTCCCCATCTTCCCAAAAGGGGTCAGCCGAGAGTAGGATTGAGATAATCTTGAGAGAAACATCTTGGTAGATGCTTGGAAAACTTGTCAAACCTTAGTAAATACAGGCATGACAAGTTTATGGGGGCAGAGGGACTTGAACCCTCACGACCTTTTACGGTCAACGGATTTTCATTCTCCCGCAGCTTTCGCTACTGCCTAAAGTTCTTAACTTAGGCTTTGAGAATTGGACTCTCCCTTTACCCTCGGCTTCACGTTAGGGTAGCTCCCGTCGAGTCTCTGCACCTTCCAAAAAGTTTTGAGTACTACTCTTTGCTTTTTGGCTTGGCTCAGGATTGCCGTATCTGTTGCCAGATTTAGGTTTCCCTGAATTTGAGAGCGGTCACTTGCAGGATTTCTCCTTCAAGGCTCAGCTTTCTAAGTCCGTAGCGTCTACCATTCCGCCACACCCCCGAACTTAGTTGGAATTTCCAACCGTTTTCGGCTGGATAATCATAATAACGCAAATTTTTGATTTGTACAAATGTTTGGCAAAATTTTTTTTGGGGAAACTGCGAAAGGCAGAAGGTAAGAAAGGCAGAAGGAAAAAATTCCCCTTTTTCCCTTTTCCCCTTTTCCCCCCTGCCCCCCTGTTCCCCTGCTTCTTTTATTGCCGATCGTCCTGTAAAATAATCGAGTAACGTTCCCTACCGCGCTTTAGTGTTGTTGCTGCTGTAGACAAGAAAAACTATGCTGATTGCTTTGTTGTATCTGATTTTGGGTGGAGCTTACTTGCTCGTAATTCCTTTACTGCTGTTTTTCTATATGCAAAAACGCTGGTACACTTGTGGCTCTTTTGAGCGCGGTTTTATGTACTTTCTAGTGTTTTTCTTTTTCCCTGGATTGTTGTTACTCGCGCCGTTTTTGAATTTGCGACCGAAGCGGCGACAAATCGAAGCATAAAATTTATGATTGGTCAAGCCTAAATGCGTCGGATTGACATTATTTATGTGGGCTTGGGAATTTTCCTAGCTGGTGGATTAGCTTTCCTACTCTTAGAACTGGTAGGTTTAGATAGCCAAAAAGCAGGGATTTGGAGTCAAGCTTTGCTGGTTTTTGGGTTAATTGGTTGGTTGCTAACGTATCTGTTTCGGGCAGGCACTAAACAGATGACTTACAATCAACAGTTGAAAGATTATGAGGATGCTGTTTTACAAAAGCGCCTCGAAGAAATGACTCCTGAAGAATTAGAAAAGCTTCAGGCAGAAATTGAAGAAGAAAAAAAATAGTTTGTTTAGTGGTTAGTCAGTTGGACATAATAAGCAGAATGTAAAATTAAAGTCCAGCTACTAACCGTTAATAGTTGAATTTTTGATTTATTAAATTTTGCCAAAATGACATCTATTTCCGATCGCTTCCAGTCTTTACGCTCTCAATCTAAATGCGCTTTAATTCCCTTTATTACGGCTGGCGATCCAAATTTACCAACGACTGCTGAGGCGCTGAAAATTCTCGATCGCAATGGTGCTGATATTATTGAATTGGGTGTACCTTATTCCGATCCTTTAGCTGATGGACCAGTAATTCAAGCAGCTGCAACTAGAGCTTTACAGCAAGGAACAAAATTGGATGACGTATTACAAATGTTAGCTAATGTCATCCCGGAATTAACCGCACCAATTGTCTTATTTACCTATTACAATCCGATTATTCATAGAGGAATTGAAAACTTTTTACAGCAACTTTCCCAAGTGGGTGTAAAAGGTTTAGTTGTTCCTGATTTACCTTTGGAAGAAGCCGAAAGTTTACTGAAGCCTGCTAGCGAATTGGGCATTGAGGTAATTTTATTAGTCGCCCCCACAAGTTCTCCCGAAAGGATTAAAGCGATCGCGCAAAAGTCACAAGGTTTTATTTACTTGGTGAGTGTAACAGGCGTGACGGGAATGCGATCGGGATTGGAATCACGAGTGGCAGATTTACTCCAACAAATGCGCCAAATTACTGATAAACCTATCGGTATTGGTTTTGGCATTTCTGCACCAGAACACGCTAAACAAGTCAAAGATTGGGGCGCAGATGCAGCAATTGTAGGCAGTGCTTTTGTTAAGCGGTTGAATGACGATACACCTACAGCAGGATTAACATCAATAGGGGAATTTTGTCAGACTTTAAAACAAGCGATCGCATAATTTTTATTGGGAAATTATGGACAAGTTAGTTTCTCGACTCATTTTATTATCTGGGTTGATACTTCTGTTTTTCTGTATACCAGTTAACTTATTTTGTCCACCTGCGATCGCCATTCTCCGCGAATATCAAGATGCACCCGGAGTAATGCGATATCAATCCCAGCATTCACTCCGAGATCCCGCAGGTTATGCTTGGCAAATTGTACTTTTTCGACAATTTCTACCCGATCGATCTCCCCAACTCATTCTGCGGTTAGTAGGATTTCCCGGCGTAGTAGAACTCGCCCATCCCCAACCATTAGAAATTACCACTAACAATGGTAAATTACTCACAGCAACAGATTTGTTTGCTACAGAATCTCCTGCCCCTAATGTTGGTCAGTATAACGTTACTGGAGTGATTTCTCAACTTCCTCAAAATAGCAGTTTAAGCATTACTATTCCTTTAATAGAAAACAAAAAAATTACCCTGAATATGCCGAATTCTATTGTTATTGAATGGCAATGGTTAGTAACAGAAATTGAGTAAATGTATTTAATAACTCTTTAAATTAAAAAATAATTCTAAAGTTTATTTTTAACTAAAATACTCATACAAAT includes these proteins:
- the ndhL gene encoding NAD(P)H-quinone oxidoreductase subunit L — its product is MLIALLYLILGGAYLLVIPLLLFFYMQKRWYTCGSFERGFMYFLVFFFFPGLLLLAPFLNLRPKRRQIEA
- a CDS encoding DUF3007 family protein encodes the protein MRRIDIIYVGLGIFLAGGLAFLLLELVGLDSQKAGIWSQALLVFGLIGWLLTYLFRAGTKQMTYNQQLKDYEDAVLQKRLEEMTPEELEKLQAEIEEEKK
- the trpA gene encoding tryptophan synthase subunit alpha, which produces MTSISDRFQSLRSQSKCALIPFITAGDPNLPTTAEALKILDRNGADIIELGVPYSDPLADGPVIQAAATRALQQGTKLDDVLQMLANVIPELTAPIVLFTYYNPIIHRGIENFLQQLSQVGVKGLVVPDLPLEEAESLLKPASELGIEVILLVAPTSSPERIKAIAQKSQGFIYLVSVTGVTGMRSGLESRVADLLQQMRQITDKPIGIGFGISAPEHAKQVKDWGADAAIVGSAFVKRLNDDTPTAGLTSIGEFCQTLKQAIA
- a CDS encoding DUF3122 domain-containing protein yields the protein MDKLVSRLILLSGLILLFFCIPVNLFCPPAIAILREYQDAPGVMRYQSQHSLRDPAGYAWQIVLFRQFLPDRSPQLILRLVGFPGVVELAHPQPLEITTNNGKLLTATDLFATESPAPNVGQYNVTGVISQLPQNSSLSITIPLIENKKITLNMPNSIVIEWQWLVTEIE